Proteins from a genomic interval of Medicago truncatula cultivar Jemalong A17 chromosome 3, MtrunA17r5.0-ANR, whole genome shotgun sequence:
- the LOC11405415 gene encoding probable pectinesterase/pectinesterase inhibitor 47 has product MSPSLSLLLFILLAPLLLLAQSPPPSPSPPPPSSSSAACKTTLYPKLCRSMLSAIRSSPSDPYNYGKFSIKQNLKVARKLEKVFIDFLNRHQSSSSLNHEEVGALVDCKDLNSLNVDYLESISDELKSASSSSSSSDTELVDKIESYLSAVATNHYTCYDGLVVTKSNIANALAVPLKDATQFYSVSLGLVTEALSKNMKRNKTRKHGLPNKSFKVRQPLEKLIKLLRTKYSCQKTSSNCTSTRTERILKESESHGILLNDFVLVSPYGIANHTSIGDAIAAAPNNTKPEDGYYLIYVREGYYEEYVIVPKHKNNILLVGDGINNTIITGNHSVIDGWTTFNSSTFAVSGERFIAVDITFRNTAGPEKHQAVAVRNNADLSTFYRCSFEGYQDTLYVHSLRQFYRDCKIYGTVDFIFGNAAVVFQNCNIYARKPLPNQKNAVTAQGRTDPNQNTGISIQNCTIDAAQDLANDLNSTMSYLGRPWKIYSRTVYMQSYIGDFVQPSGWLEWNGTVGLDTIFYGEFNNYGPGSVTNNRVQWPGHFLLNDTQAWNFTVLNFTLGNTWLPDTDIPYTEGLLN; this is encoded by the exons ATGTCACCTTCACTTTCCCTTCTCCTTTTCATCCTCTTAGCACCCTTATTACTCCTAGCTCAATCTCCTCCACCTTctccttctcctcctcctccttcatcttcttctgcCGCGTGCAAAACGACATTGTATCCGAAACTATGTCGCTCAATGCTATCCGCAATTCGTTCATCACCATCAGATCCATATAACTATGGAAAATTCTCCATAAAGCAAAACCTAAAAGTAGCAAGAAAACTAGAAAAAGTGTTCATAGATTTCCTCAATCGCCACcaatcatcttcatcattaaaCCATGAAGAAGTTGGTGCATTAGTTGATTGCAAAGACCTTAACTCACTAAATGTAGATTACTTAGAATCCATTTCTGATGAACTAAAATCAGCtagttcttcttcttcatcatcagaTACAGAACTAGTTGATAAAATTGAAAGCTATCTAAGTGCTGTAGCTACTAACCATTACACTTGCTATGATGGTTTGGTTGTGACAAAAAGTAACATTGCTAATGCTCTTGCTGTTCCATTGAAAGATGCTACACAATTTTACAGTGTTTCACTTGGATTGGTTACTGAGGCTTtgagtaaaaatatgaaaaggaaTAAGACACGCAAACATGGTCTTCCTAATAAGTCCTTCAAAGTTAGGCAACCACTTGAGAAGTTAATCAAG CTTCTCCGCACAAAATATAGTTGCCAAAAAACATCCTCAAATTGTACAAGCACAAGAACAGAAAGGATTCTTAAAGAAAGTGAAAGCCATGGAATTCTACTAAATGACTTTGTACTTGTGAGTCCTTATGGGATAGCCAACCACACTTCCATTGGAgatgctattgctgctgcaccaAATAACACAAAACCAGAAGATGGTTATTACCTTATCTATGTTAGAGAAGGATACTATGAGGAATATGTTATTGTTCCTAAACACAAGAATAATATCCTTTTAGTTGGAGATGGTATTAATAACACAATCATTACAGGGAACCATAGTGTCATTGATGGTTGGACAACTTTCAATTCTTCCACATTTG CTGTTTCTGGAGAAAGATTTATAGCAGTAGACATTACATTCAGAAACACAGCTGGACCTGAAAAACACCAAGCAGTAGCAGTGAGAAACAACGCCGACCTCTCAACATTCTACAGATGCAGTTTCGAGGGATATCAAGACACGCTCTATGTCCACTCTTTAAGACAATTCTACAGAGATTGCAAAATCTATGGCACCGTCGACTTCATTTTCGGCAACGCAGCTGTAGTTTTCCAAAATTGTAACATCTATGCTAGAAAACCATTGCCAAATCAGAAAAATGCTGTCACAGCTCAAGGTAGAACTGATCCAAATCAAAACACTGGAATTTCAATCCAAAATTGCACGATCGATGCGGCACAAGATTTGGCTAATGACTTAAATTCAACAATGAGTTACTTAGGTAGACCATGGAAGATTTATTCAAGAACAGTTTATATGCAATCATATATCGGCGATTTTGTTCAACCTTCTGGTTGGTTAGAGTGGAATGGAACAGTTGGATTAGACACTATTTTCTATGGTGAATTTAATAACTATGGACCTGGTTCTGTAACTAACAATAGGGTACAATGGCCTGgtcattttcttttgaatgaTACTCAAGCTTGGAATTTTACAGTACTTAACTTTACTTTGGGAAATACTTGGCTTCCTGATACAGATATACCTTACACTGAAGGATTACTCAACTAG
- the LOC11419442 gene encoding putative pectinesterase/pectinesterase inhibitor 24, whose amino-acid sequence MSFFKSYGKVDEHDQMMLEAKRKTRKRITIISLSSIIFIGVVIAAVLGVVNSKNDDDNNNNASQNSVTNSMKAVCDVTLYKDSCYNSLSSIVGSGKEVQPEELFKLSINVALTHVSKAVEYFNEHGVFKKLIENSRTNEALKNCRVLLDLAIDHLNNTLTASRENSSLHQVFDDLQTWLSAAGTYQQTCIEGFEDTKEQLKTSVTSYLKNSTEYTSNSLAIITYINKAINTLNLRRLMSLPYENETPKWFHSKDRKLLSTKDLRSKADIVVAKDGSGKYKTISDALKHVPNKSKKRTLIYVKKGIYYENVRVEKTKWNVMIIGDGMTSSIVSGKLNVVDGTPTFSTATFAVFGRNFIARDMGFRNTAGPQKHQAVALMTSADQAVYYKCHIDAYQDTLYAHSNRQFYRECNIYGTVDFIFGNSAVVIQNCNIMPKLPMHGQQITITAQGKTDPNMNTGISIQYCNISPYGNLSNVKVYLGRPWKNYSTTVYMRTRMDGFINPNGWLPWVGNSAPDTIFYAEFQNVGPGSVTKNRVKWKGLKNISSKQASKFSVKAFLQGDRWIPASGAPFRSNI is encoded by the exons ATGTCTTTCTTCAAATCCTATGGAAAAGTTGATGAACATGATCAAATGATGTTAGAAGCAAAAAGAAAAACCCGAAAGAGAATCACAATCATAAGCTTATCTTCAATAATCTTCATTGGTGTTGTAATTGCAGCTGTATTAGGAGTTGTTAACTCaaaaaatgatgatgataacAACAATAATGCATCTCAAAATTCAGTGACTAATTCTATGAAAGCTGTTTGTGATGTTACATTGTACAAAGATTCATGTTATAACAGTCTTAGTTCTATTGTTGGCTCAGGAAAAGAGGTTCAACCTGaggagttgtttaagttatcaATCAATGTAGCATTAACTCATGTGTCTAAAGCTGTTGAGTATTTCAATGAACATGGTGTTTTCAAAAAGTTGATAGAAAATAGTAGAACCAATGAAGCTTTGAAAAATTGTAGGGTTCTTTTGGATCTTGCTATTGATCATTTGAATAACACATTGACTGCTTCAAGGGAAAATTCTTCACTTCATCAAGTTTTTGATGATCTTCAAACATGGTTAAGTGCTGCAG GTACGTACCAACAAACTTGCATTGAAGGCTTTGAGGATACAAAAGAACAACTCAAGACAAGTGTAACAAGCTACCTCAAAAACTCTACAGAGTACACAAGCAATAGTCTTGCCATCATAACATATATTAACAAGGCTATAAACACTCTCAATTTGAGGCGTTTAATGAGTTTACCTTATGAAAATGAAACACCAAAATGGTTTCATTCAAAAGATAGGAAGCTACTTAGTACAAAGGATTTAAGATCAAAAGCTGATATTGTTGTTGCTAAAGATGGTAGTGgaaaatataaaactatatcTGATGCACTTAAACATGTTCCTAATAAGAGTAAAAAGAGGACTTTGATCTATGTGAAGAAAGGGATTTACTATGAAAATGTGAGAGTTGAAAAGACTAAATGGAATGTGATGATTATTGGTGATGGTATGACTTCTTCAATTGTATCTGGCAAGCTTAATGTTGTGGATGGTACACCAACATTTTCAACTGCAACATTTG CTGTGTTTGGAAGGAATTTCATAGCAAGAGACATGGGTTTTCGCAATACAGCAGGTCCACAAAAGCACCAAGCAGTAGCACTAATGACAAGTGCTGATCAAGCGGTTTATTATAAGTGTCACATTGATGCATATCAAGACACTCTTTATGCTCATTCCAATCGCCAATTTTATAGAGAATGCAACATTTATGGAACAGTTGATTTCATTTTTGGAAATTCAGCTGTTGTGATTCAAAACTGCAACATTATGCCTAAGTTACCTATGCATGGACAACAGATCACTATCACAGCACAAGGAAAAACTGACCCTAACATGAACACAG GTATCTCAATTCAATATTGTAACATTTCACCTTATGGAAACTTGAGTAATGTTAAAGTATATCTTGGAAGACCATGGAAGAATTACTCAACCACAGTTTACATGAGAACAAGAATGGATGGTTTTATTAATCCAAATGGTTGGTTACCTTGGGTAGGAAACTCAGCACCAGATACAATTTTTTATGCAGAATTTCAGAATGTTGGACCAGGTTCTGTAACAAAGAATAGAGTGAAGTGGAAGGGTTTGAAAAATATTTCTAGTAAACAAGCTAGTAAGTTTTCAGTCAAGGCTTTTCTTCAAGGAGATAGATGGATTCCTGCATCAGGTGCACCTTTTAGGTCTAATATATGA
- the LOC11423005 gene encoding uncharacterized protein, translating to MEFCDVRGFVYGVVPDNGKPLIGCSENLRGWWKDQVNFEKNGLAAIAKYEEERGVSTMNGMLLDEQVKPYSLYDLPDTILGSIVSSLMQHCDPPQRKHPLESGIPPPWWPTGNESWWIEMGFSKDIGPPPYKKPHDLKKVWKVCVLTAIIKHMSPNIQKIKSIARRSRSLQNRFTAKDTAIWLAVIDYEERLAREMYPESFLKSSCVGESSYASVETDDYDVECDEHNLEKPLSSCEGSDTNMVHQLEETNSSHHETSICIDPHYQDHDHGGSSMNNLVIESRGANKRKADQIGGSSNYSNQFQHGAPLDQHEQAAVPAVANQITIHAGNDSGEGEDVSIWMDMYNSCIEMENNTTMNHVVPTGNMTPTPSGDNQNFQPQIYTSTVQQKKSSTMMNTSMISTSLPVSNMIPTPGFNQNMQPQMEQNFYDQQGDANSNYNYHVPMHENVSIMTTLDTSFDELMAFNSQCDVEAYNNYALIESPNVATPSYDFSWPNNIGN from the exons ATGGAATTTTGTGATGTTCGTGGCTTCGTCTATGGAGTAGTACCTGACAATGGCAAACCATTGATTGGTTGTTCGGAAAATCTACGCGGCTGGTGGAAAGACCAAGTAAACTTTGAGAAAAACGGTCTAGCTGCAATCGCTAAATATGAAGAAGAACGTGGAGTTTCAACAATGAATGGCATGTTGCTTGATGAGCAAGTAAAGCCTTACTCCTTGTATGATCTACCTGATACAATATTAGGTTCAATTGTATCGTCATTAATGCAACACTGCGATCCACCACAAAGGAAACATCCTTTGGAAAGCGGCATTCCTCCACCATGGTGGCCAACAGGGAACGAATCATGGTGGATCGAAATGGGATTTAGTAAGGATATTGGTCCACCACCTTATAAAAAGCCGCACGATCTGAAGAAGGTTTGGAAAGTTTGTGTTTTGACGGCCATTATCAAACATATGTCTCCAAATATTCAGAAGATTAAGAGTATTGCTAGACGTTCGAGGAGCCTGCAAAATAGATTCACTGCTAAGGATACAGCTATTTGGCTTGCTGTTATTGATTATGAAGAAAGATTGGCAAGAGAAATGTATCCTGAATCATTCTTAAAATCTTCTTGTGTTGGTGAAAGCAGTTATGCGTCTGTGGAAACAGATGATTATGATGTGGAATGTGATGAGCACAATCTAGAAAAACCTTTATCATCATGTGAGGGTTCTGATACCAACATGGTTCATCAACTTGAAGAAACTAATTCTTCTCATCACGAGACTTCAATATGCATTGATCCACATTACCAAGACCATGATCATGGAGGTTCTTCAATGAACAATCTTGTTATTGAGAGTAGGGGTGCTAATAAGAGAAAGGCTGACCAAATAGGAGGAAGCAGCAACTACAGCAACCAATTCCAACATGGTGCACCTCTTGACCAACATGAGCAAGCTGCAGTACCTGCTGTTGCAAATCAGATCACTATTCATGCAG GTAATGATTCAGGAGAAGGAGAAGATGTTTCTATTTGGATGGATATGTATAATTCATGTATTGAGATGGAAAATAACACCACCATGAATCATGTTGTGCCAACTGGCAACATGACTCCTACTCCTTCTGGTGATAACCAAAATTTTCAGCCTCAAATCTACACTTCAACTGTACAACAGAAGAAGAGCAGCACCATGATGAATACTTCCATGATAAGTACTTCTTTGCCAGTTAGCAACATGATTCCTACTCCTGGATTTAACCAAAACATGCAACCTCAAATGGAGCAGAATTTCTATGATCAACAAGGGGATGCAAATAGCAACTACAACTACCATGTTCCAATGCATGAAAATGTCTCAATAATGACAACCTTGGATACATCTTTTGATGAGTTGATGGCATTCAATTCTCAATGTGATGTTGAAGCTTACAACAACTATGCATTGATTGAATCTCCTAATGTGGCAACACCAAGTTATGATTTCTCTTGGCCAAACAATATTGGGAATTAA